A portion of the Rhizoctonia solani chromosome 6, complete sequence genome contains these proteins:
- a CDS encoding Retrotransposable element Tf2 protein — MSPLFTILIRPEKKAEPLEVLIDSGATSSFLHPCTAELLCLPLIDLPTPRTVTMLDGSSPQAGKIWKKAILTFSFDGKKMTETFLICNTGSHAAILGLKWLDAHNPEIDWNMRTLTFPHSPPEHVAIAKEEEADKNPLEGVPPEYHQYAKVFGEEEFNKLPPHRHYDIGIELTEEGPLNSPLYSMTDAESATLKDWLRDKLKAGKICPSKSSISSPVMFVPKKDGSRRLVVDYRRLNNRTKKNVYPLPRPDDLMAQLCGAKVFTKLDLRWGYNNVRVKEGDKWKTAFQTKYGLYESLVMTFGLTNAPAAFQHFMNELFKDLLDVCVIIYLDDILIYSKDDASHTQHVHEVLQRLMENQLFCKALKCTFHVTSVEYLGIIVSDIGFSLDKLKIQAVQEWPIPTKVKEVQSFLGFANFLRQFVANFSHMARPLHNLVKKDTPWKWETKEQEAFQGLKDAITNAPVLCHADPTKPYFLETDASGAALGSILSQRQEDGRLHPLGFLSELFKGAEQNYNMHDKELLAIIRSFEYWRIFLEGTLHPITVFTDHRNLEYWKESRTFNRRHARWHLLLAGYNFQIVYRPGKQSGKPDALSRQSDHANIPPEPQSMLPETTFANVALVTPEKELQRQIEVSLDQDESLEEILQFLQNKSRAPPSIKRAFKDYKMEAGLLFYQGRIVVPDVGTLRTDLLRIYHDSPLSGHPGRQRTLELISRVYYWPGIRADTYWHVDSCETCQRIRKPKYSSIPPQPLELPSRPWQHVSYDMIVDLPKDGSNNSILVIVDSFTKYVILVECSKKLKAPELADLFLRHVWKRYGMPKKTVSDRGRVFNNKFLKALYQRLGIDPHFSLAYHPQSDGQTERVNPTIEHFLRAYSGVNQKDWVKWLPMAEFAYNNAVHSSTGKSPFKALYGWEPSLTPSNVPTDIPEADNLATQIEAQWREIEAALRQSKMRMVAGEVGEPLEFEIGEEAWLDAKNVKLKTLSPKLTEQRLGPFKVTKRISDRAYRLELPPTMRIHNVFYVGLLSKVKRDKKRNFENRPPPVTVDGEEEYEVKGITDMEERNGKWFFRVKWKGYGSEENTWEPRENLKNAEKILEKFEKEMKKKALGAAKALRGGAVS, encoded by the coding sequence ATGTCACCACTATTCACCATTTTGATCAgaccagagaaaaaagcggaaccactagaagtcctgatagattcaggcgccacctcatcttTCCTCCACCCCTGCACCGCGGAACTACTTTgcctcccactcattgaTCTTCCTACGCCCcgtaccgttactatgcttgatgggtcgagcccccaggcaggcaaaatctggaagaaggcaatcctgaccttctcctttgatggcaagaaaatgacagAAACCTTCCTTATATGTAACACAGGTTCTCACGCTgctatcttgggattgaaatggttggatgcccacaacccagaaattgattggaacatgcGCACCCTTACCTTCCCTCATtcaccaccagaacacgtggccattgccaaagaagaggaagctgacaaaaacccccttgaaggagtacccccagaataccatcagtacgccaaggtatttggggaggaagaattcaacaagcttcccccacaccggcattacgacattgggattgaactcacgGAGGAGGGCCCCCTTAACTCCCCCCTCTATAGTATGACTGATGCCGAGTCCGCTacgctcaaggactggctcagggacaaactcaaagcTGGGAAAATTTGCCCCAGCAAGTCATCCATTAGctcccccgtcatgtttgttcccaaaaaagatggttcccgccgcttggttgttgactaccgtcGTCTCAACAACCGGACTAagaagaacgtctacccgctACCCCGTCCTGACGACCTTATGGCCCAACTCTGCGGCGCTAAGGTATTCACCAAACtggacctaagatggggttacaacaacgtccgtgtcaaagaaggtgacaaatggaaaaccgccttccaaaccaagtacggcctttACGAGTCCCTGGTAATGACTTTTGGTTTAACAAATGCCCCCGCtgccttccagcacttcatgaacgaactgttcaaggacttattggatgtatgcgtcatcatctaccttgatgacatcctcatttactctaaggatgacgcttCTCACACCCAGCATGTCCATGAAGTCTTACAACGCCTTATGGAAAATCAACTATTctgtaaggccttgaagtgcaccttccacgtgacatctgtggaatacctggggatTATAGTCTCGGATATAGgctttagtctggataagctcaaaatccaggctgtccaagaatggcctatTCCTACCAAAGTCAAAGAGGTTCAGTCGTTCctgggatttgccaacttcctccgtcaatttgttgccaacttcagccacatggctaggccgttacacaacctagtcaagaaggacactccttggaaatgggaaacaaaggaacaagaagctttcCAAGGGTTGAAGGACGCaattaccaatgcccctgtaCTCTGCCACGCGGACCCTACCAAACCCTACTTCTTAGaaacagacgcctcaggAGCTGCACTGGGGTCCATACTGAGTCAACGCCAAGAAGACGGCCGATTACACCCACTCGGTTTCCTGTCAGAATTGTTTAAAGGAGCGGAGCAAAACTACAATATGCATGACAAAGAGCTACTAGCAATCATCCGCTcttttgagtactggcgcatctttCTGGAAGGAACCCTGCATCCTATCACCGTGTTCACCGACCAtaggaacttggaatactggaaggaatctaGGACATTCAACCGCCGCCACGCACGTTGGCATCTCCTCCTGGCAGgctacaacttccaaattgtatatagacccgggaaacagtcagggaagcCGGACGCCTTATCACGACAATCAGACCATGCCAATATCCCACCGGAACCCCAGTCCATGCTACCAGAAACCACATTTGCCAACGTCGCCTTGGTAACCCCTGAGAAGGAGCTACAGCGCCAGATTGAGGTATCCCTTGATCAGGATGAATCACTGGAGGagatcctccaattcctccagaacaaATCCAGGGCgcccccttccatcaaacggGCGTTCAAGGACTACAAAATGGAAGCTGGCCTGTTGTTCTACCAGGGAAGGATTGTGGTACCAgatgttgggaccttgcggACAGACCTCCTACGCATCTACCATGATAGCCCCTTGTCAGGACACCCAGGGAGACAAAGAACCCTGGAACTAATCTCACGCGTCTACTATTGGCCGGGTATCCGGGCCGACACTTATTGGCATGTAGACTCCTGCGAGACCTGCCAGCGGATAAGGAAACCAAAATACTCCTCAATTCCACCTCAGCCTCTAgaactcccatcacgcccgtggcaacatgtgtcataCGACATGATAGTGGATCTGCCCAAAGACGGAAGTAACAACTCTATCCTGGTTATTGTGGATAGCTTTACCAAATACGTAATCCTGGTAGAGTGTTCCAAAAAGCTGAAAGCCCCGGAGCTAGCGGACCTATTCCTGCGccatgtatggaaacgctACGGCATGCCCAAGAAGACAGTATCAGACCGCGGACGGgttttcaataacaaattcctgaaggccctgtaccaacgcctgggaatagacccccacttctctttggcctaccatcctcaaagtGACGGGCAGACGGAACGCGTGAATCCCACGATTGAACACTTCTTACGGGCCtactcaggggtaaaccagaaagactgggtcaagtggttaccaatggcggaatttgcctacaacaacgcggtacatagctcaacaggcaaatcccctttTAAGGCACTATACGGTTGGGAACCTTCCTTAACCCCGAGTAACGTCCCAACGGACATCCCTGAGGCAGACAATCTAGCAACCCAGATAGAAgcacaatggcgggaaatagaagcggcactccggcaatcaaagatgCGTATGGTGGCCGGAGAAGTGGGAGAACCCCTTGAGTTtgaaattggagaagaagcctggctagacgccaaaaacgtgaagctaaagaccctgagtcccaagctaactgaacaacgcctaggccccttcaaagtaaCCAAGAGAATCTCCGACAGAGCATATCGCCTAGAACTTCCGCCAaccatgagaatccacaatgtttTCTACGTAGGACtgctgtcaaaagtcaagagggacaaaaagcgcaactttgagaaccggcctccacctgtcaccgtggatggagaagaagaatacgaggtcaaagggatcacagacatggaagaaaggaacgggaagtggttttttagggtaaaatggaaaggctacggatcagaggagaatacctgggaaccaagggagaacctcaaaaacgccgaaaaaatcctagaaaaatttgaaaaagaaatgaaaaagaaggcccttggcgctgccaaggcccttagagggggggcagtgtcttag
- a CDS encoding Retrotransposon gag protein, with amino-acid sequence MATRSRSTARPLSPLDQGELGPAILATADEPTSLEPKVYGEVSLSRAISLLLGLQNQILRLERELEEQKEATKEAQDWMGAVNQTLTCVEARGGAPHTPEDQKPPAVEATPRPLPKTNPLPAPSAPLITWANPTKAPPAFAQPTPVRAAQRSYTPPPPLPIRLRSPQVPQPAAPVAAYQAPVKVDHPDAYTGKIGNEARQWLTQMLAWVRLNQRMFPTDQEVLSFLLMNMKDVAGAWAHPHLDQLGSHRALIQTVDKFRTEFLAAFGNPDATRAAKRQITQLTQTGTCAEYITKFRTIAMDLDWNNAALRGQFAQGLHWEVSRLIATQERRPTTLLELQNAALVINNALREERTSHPPKGNKSGSSSTPNRGASTGQQATRPGRLSSDPNFVSEEEQNRRRAEGLCIKCGKSGHKFAECRTGWKATPKEEGVKKEAAKIGKESGPKLGKD; translated from the coding sequence atggcaacccgctcccggagcaccgctcgtcccctgtcccctcttgatcaaggagagttgggacccgctATTTTGGCAACCGCCGATGAGCcaacaagccttgaacccaaggtctatggggaagtctccctcagccgcgcaatctccctcctcctgggattgcaaaaccaaatCCTCCGGCTTGAGCGGGAACTCGAGGAACAAAAAgaagcaacaaaggaagcccaagactggatgggagcagtcaaCCAAACCCTCACTTGCgttgaggctaggggtggagccccgcacacaccagaagaccagaAACCCCCGGCAGttgaggccacgcccaggcccttaccaaaaaccaaccctcttccagcgcctagtgcgcccctcatcACCTGGGCCAACCCTACCAAAGCTCCCCCCGCCTTCGCCCAGCCTACTCCAGTCCGGGCTGCCCAAAGAagctatactccccctccacctttgcctatccgACTCCgttccccccaagtcccacaaccagcggcccctgtagccgctTATCAAGCCCCAGTTAAggtggaccaccctgacgcctatacggGGAAGATAGGGAATGAAGCCCGCCAGTGGCTCACACAAATgctggcatgggtacgtctaaaccaacggatgttccccacggatcaggaggtcctatcattcctcctgatgaacatgaaggacgtagcaggtgcctgggctcacccccacctcgatcaacttgggtcccacagggcccttaTCCAAACAGTTGACAAATTCAGGACGGAattcttggctgcatttggaaACCCGGATGCTACGCGAGCCGCCAAGCGGCAAATTACACaacttactcagacaggaacctgtgctgagtatatcacaaagtttaggaccatcgccatggacctagactggaacaacgccgcccttcgtgggcaatttgcacaaggcctccactgggaggtcagccgcctcataGCCACCCAAGAGCGGCGCCCTACAacactccttgagctgcagaatgcggctctggtcatcaacaacgccctccgtgaggaacgtaccagccacccgcctaagggtaataagtctggaagctcttccacccccaacaggggggcgagtaccggccaacaggccacgagaccagggcgcctctccagcGATCCCAATTTTGTCTCtgaggaggaacaaaaccgccgccgggctgaaggcctatgcatcaagtgcggcaaatcagggcacaagtttgcggaatgccgcactggctggaaagccacacccaaggaggaaggtgtcaagaaggaagccgccaagattggcaaagaatcTGGgcccaaattgggaaaagattaa
- a CDS encoding Retrotransposable element Tf2 protein, translating into MAEFAYNNAVHSSTGKTPFKALYGWEPSLTLSNVPTDVPEANELAQTMEAQWKEVEAALRQSKTRMTARKEGSPTTFKIGEEVWLNAKNVNLKTLSPKLLEQRLGPFKVSERISNRAYWLELPPTMRIHDVFYVGLLSKVKKDDKRAFKNHPPPVTMDGEEEYKVEGITDMEERDGKWFFRVKWKGYGPEENTWEPQENLKNAGKILKKYEEEMRKKALGAAKALRGGAVL; encoded by the coding sequence atggcagaatttgcatacaacaacgccgtaCATAGCAGTACTGGGAAAACTCCGTTCAAAGCCttatatggatgggaaccttccCTGACTCTGTCTaacgtaccaacagatgtcccAGAGGCCAATGAGCTGGCTCAAACAATGGAAGCCCAGTGGAAAGAAGTGGAAgcagcactccggcaatctaagACAAGAATGACTGCCAGAAAAGAAGGAAGCCCAACCACGTTCAAAATAGGAGAGGAAGTATGGCTCAATGCCAAGAATGttaacctcaaaaccttgaGTCCCAAACTATTGGAACAACGCTTGGGACCCTTCAAGGTTTCTGAGAGGATCTCCAACCGCGCGTACTGGCTTGAGCTTCCCCCAACTATGCGCATCCATGATGTTTTCTACGTGGGACTattgtcaaaagtcaaaaaaGATGACAAGCGTGCCTTCAAGAATCACCCTCCTCCAGTCACCATGGacggggaagaggaatacaaagtagaagggataacggacatggaagaaagggacggaaaatggttcttcagagtcaaatggaagggctatggaccagaagaaaacacgtgggagccccaagaaaacctcaaaaatgcagggaaaattttgaaaaagtATGAAGAAGagatgagaaagaaggcccttggcgctgccaaggcccttagagggggggcagtgttgtag
- a CDS encoding Vegetative incompatibility protein HET-E-1: MPLIASLKDTLAQARYKLKRRLGMEAAHLHRPIVASDFFSASESQSIQLNKTASNPADRPAPESEHNTASVINTPSENLTLVGSLLVELESSVEACGPLKSAISGLRACVDIYKSACKEPKEYDQLERKLRAILADLAVHIKQPIGLEMTDCVKRIQSDIAEEANKVSVKQASATGIRLLQALEGPEGINECYRRIDSHLQRLMLNTNISTLKVVNEQSMTTHEHTLSARLDRMCPSMSAVYKSSESIDVQRRGCTPGTIRRQIELLLEWANTPDTGRTCWMNGMAGTGKTTIAYSVCVELEKTSRLGASFFCSRTIPECRKVKYIIPSISYQIARFSAPFRYALAKVLELDRDVHTETLKAQYQKLIVDPLVEVQRSMPTDFIVVIDALDECDNENSVGQILDLLIASAPTLPVRFLISSRPENEITHRITGRYDGEDEARLVLHNLQEDAVKDDIELYMRDELKDIILTEAQWTDILERCGTLFIYASTTCHFIRQEYKVDAASEAVNTITNSPYMPIAGDNPIDSLYLTILKTVFEKSDMSKESAEKMKHILDTVICALEPITLDAIADLLGLKSVKQVYRLLQPLRSVLNVPRDTGAVTTLHASFPDFMFSPTRSVDFYCDRTTRHAKLVEACLRAIDQAEPKMNICRLPSSHLLDNEVEDLKARVAWAISPGLAYACRYWSAHLDCSEHSPKLLGAVRNFFVTKLLLWMEVSNLTNAMQYGMGTKTIESAERWCAKNGAPEAVTQIAHDAWQFVSVFANHPVCQSTPHIYISMLPFWPRSRPISLAYMPRTSDLVRPTGTAIGRRQLALMATWKVSNEAVGSISLSDNENRLMAPTDAGIDMLDTTTGESVHSLTDERAQDVWLIVMSPDDTQVAFAKDGGILYLWDTGSNGAISTPLPEDVSGVLSIAFSVDGSRVACGLRSGDVYVYPPRHTTRSHRILRGHTNQVRSVAFSPNGSHLASGSADKTIRVWNIQTGGQAVRVLKGHTDWVRSVCYSTDGLHLASASDDRTIRLWDPRTGKTVLEPLIGHSSVVLSITFSPNGKLLASGSADRTIRVYDAVTGRVALGPLKGHTRWVNGVKFSHDGTRLFSCSSDGTVRIWNVQNVDTNAGLMATPGSTSSTWSIRYAHSGKRIVSGSQDGTIHVWNTETGELVLGPLRGHKAAVACVDYSSDDQYIASASYDSTLHIWDAHVGKDIHGPMRGHSRTVNCVRFLPHGLAIVSGSDDGTVRMWDVSTGQQLALLLEAHSRIFSVAVSPNGQHVLCGSENGAIQLVDRHGDRALDKTINGHNDWVRSMEFSDGMHFVSGSHDHSVRIWDGQTGRQLVVCGERDWAHDNLVLSVSISLDGLYVASSSDDRTVRVWDGQTGKLTLGPLRGHTDWVRCVQFSPDGSHVASCSDDGTIQFWDVSGCKAESLEHGSTNAGMGLPGLCITGSMADKALIDIKGAISDGSGEKALERWIFDEDGWIMESQKGRVVWVPSELRACLLCPLEDLRIAVAGFLRLELEGSKVGQAWAGCYHPWSKRIH, from the exons ATGCCCTTGATTGCCTCACTGAAAGATACACTTGCCCAGGCAAGATACAAACTGAAGAGACGCCTTGGTATGGAGGCAGCACACCTCCATAGACCTATTGTCGCCTCAGACTTTTTTTCAGCGTCGGAGTCTCAGTCCATACAACTCAACAAAACCGCATCTAATCCTGCAGATAGACCTGCCCCTGAATCGGAGCATAACACAGCCAGCGTAATTAACACTCCGTCGGAGAACTTGACCCTAGTCGGGTCTCTTCTTGTAGAACTAGAGTCAAGTGTTGAAGCATGTGGCCCACTCAAGTCAGCGATCAGCGGACTCAGAGCATGTGTTGATATATACAAG AGTGCATGCAAGGAACCTAAAGAATACGACCAACTGGAGCGCAAGCTCAGAGCCATACTCGCGGACCTTGCTGTCCACATCAAACAGCCAATAGGACTTGAAATGACTGACTGCGTCAAGCGGATTCAAAG TGATATTGCGGAAGAGGCCAACAAGGTCTCCGTCAAACAGGCTAGTGCGACAGGAATACGGCTTCTGCAAGCCCTGGAAGGCCCGGAGGGTATCAACGAATGCTACCGCCGGATTGATAGCCACCTGCAGCGATTGATG CTGAACACGAACATAAGCACCCTCAAGGTTGTCAACGAGCAATCGATGACAACCCACGAGCACACATTG AGCGCACGGCTGGACAGGATGTGTCCAAGCATGTCTGCGGTCTACAAGTCATCCGAGTCAATCGACGTCCAAAGGAGGGGATGTACCCCAGGGACTATAAGACGCCAGATCGAGCTATTGCTCGAGTGGGCAAACACGCCCGACACCGGCAGAACCTGCTGGATGAACGGGATGGCTGGCACAGGCAAGACAACCATCGCATACAGCGTATGTGTTGAGCTCGAGAAGACCAGCCGACTGGGTGCTAGCTTTTTTTGCTCGCGAACAATACCAGAGTGTCGAAAGGTCAAGTATATCATTCCCTCGATCTCATACCAGATTGCTCGGTTCTCTGCTCCGTTTCGATATGCGCTGGCCAAGGTGCTAGAACTCGACCGTGACGTCCACACTGAAACATTGAAGGCCCAATACCAGAAGCTCATCGTCGACCCGTTGGTGGAAGTGCAGAGGTCTATGCCGACTGACTTTATCGTAGTTATCGATGCGCTGGACGAATGCGATAATGAGAACAGCGTTGGCCAGATACTGGACTTGCTTATTGCATCAGCTCCTACCCTTCCGGTTCGGTTCCTAATATCCAGTCGGCCAGAGAACGAGATTACGCACAGGATCACAGGACGATATGACGGAGAGGACGAAGCTCGGCTGGTCCTGCATAACCTACAAGAAGACGCTGTCAAGGATGATATCGAGCTATATATGCGTGATGAACTCAAGGATATTATACTAACTGAGGCACAGTGGACCGACATTCTAGAGCGCTGCGGCACCCTGTTCATCTACGCATCGACCACCTGTCATTTTATCAGGCAGGAGTATAAAGTAGATGCGGCCAGTGAAGCAGTGAACACCATTACCAATTCACCCTATATGCCGATAGCGGGGGATAACCCCATCGACAGCCTATACCTCACAATCCTAAAGACTGTATTCGAGAAATCAGATATGAGCAAAGAGAGCGCGGAGAAAATGAAACACATACTCGACACGGTTATATGTGCACTCGAGCCGATAACCCTGGACGCAATCGCAGATCTACTCGGACTGAAGAGTGTCAAACAGGTGTATCGACTGCTGCAGCCGCTGCGGTCAGTACTGAACGTTCCGAGAGATACTGGTGCAGTCACTACCCTACACGCATCGTTTCCTGACTTTATGTTCTCCCCAACCCGATCTGTTGACTTTTACTGTGACCGAACAACGCGACACGCGAAACTAGTTGAAGCCTGCTTGAGGGCGATTGATCAGGCCGAGCCGAAGATGAATATTTGTAGACTGCCATCATCTCACTTATTGGATAATGAAGTGGAAGACCTAAAAGCACGAGTCGCTTGGGCTATCTCACCTGGGCTGGCATACGCATGCCGATACTGGTCGGCGCACCTGGACTGCAGTGAACACAGCCCAAAACTACTGGGCGCGGTCCGTAACTTTTTCGTAACAAAGCTGCTTCTGTGGATGGAGGTCTCAAACCTAACCAACGCGATGCAGTATGGTATGGGCACAAAGACAATCGAGTCTGCAGAGAGATGGTGTGCG AAAAACGGCGCGCCTGAGGCCGTAACGCAGATAGCCCACGACGCATGGCAGTTTGTATCCGTGTTTGCCAACCACCCTGTATGCCAAAGCACGCCTCACATATACATTTCGATGCTTCCGTTCTGGCCTCGCTCAAGACCCATATCCCTCGCATACATGCCAAGGACGTCTGATTTGGTCCGGCCGACAGGGACGGCAATCGGCAGGCGACAGTTGGCACTTATGGCTACCTGGAAGGTGTCGAATGAAGCAGTGGGGTCGATCAGTCTGTCAGATAACGAAAATCGACTTATGGCACCTACCGATGCCGGGATCGACATGCTGGATACGACGACAGGCGAGAGTGTACACAGCCTCACCGACGAGCGCGCGCAGGATGTATGGCTGATCGTCATGTCACCTGACGATACTCAGGTGGCCTTTGCTAAGGATGGGGGTATCTTATACCTGTGGGATACTGGAAGCAATGGAGCCATTTCAACGCCGCTTCCAGAAGATGTTTCAGGTGTCCTGTCGATCGCATTCTCCGTCGATGGGTCTCGCGTCGCATGTGGCCTGAGGAGTGGGGACGTGTACGTCTACCCACCGCGACATACAACCCGCAGTCATAGAATACTCAGGGGTCATACGAATCAGGTCAGGTCGGTCGCATTTTCTCCCAACGGCTCGCACCTTGCATCCGGATCAGCCGACAAGACTATCCGAGTGTGGAACATACAAACAGGCGGACAAGCCGTTCGAGTCTTAAAGGGTCATACCGATTGGGTGCGCTCAGTGTGCTACAGCACTGATGGCTTACACCTTGCTTCTGCCTCCGACGATAGGACTATTCGGTTATGGGACCCACGAACAGGGAAAACCGTGCTGGAACCACTCATAGGTCACTCCTCCGTAGTGCTGTCCATTACCTTCTCACCCAACGGCAAATTACTTGCCTCTGGATCCGCAGATAGAACTATTCGAGTATACGATGCAGTAACTGGTCGGGTCGCCCTTGGGCCACTCAAAGGACACACAAGATGGGTCAACGGGGTGAAGTTCTCTCATGATGGCACTCGCCTGTTCTCATGCTCGTCTGACGGGACTGTACGCATATGGAATGTGCAAAATGTCGATACCAACGCTGGCCTAATGGCCACTCCCGGTTCCACCTCTTCTACCTGGTCTATTCGATACGCCCATAGTGGAAAGCGAATCGTGTCTGGCTCACAGGATGGAACAATACATGTGTGGAACACCGAGACGGGTGAGCTGGTGCTCGGGCCCCTGCGCGGCCACAAAGCGGCGGTTGCGTGCGTTGACTACTCATCGGACGATCAATACATTGCGTCTGCTTCATATGACAGCACGCTGCACATTTGGGATGCACACGTCGGCAAGGACATACACGGACCAATGCGCGGCCATAGCAGGACAGTAAATTGTGTACGATTCTTACCACACGGCTTGGCGATCGTCTCAGGGTCGGATGACGGCACTGTCCGAATGTGGGACGTCAGCACTGGACAGCAACTGGCGCTGCTTCTCGAAGCACACAGCCGGATCTTCTCAGTTGCGGTATCTCCCAACGGGCAACACGTACTTTGCGGCTCAGAAAATGGCGCGATACAACTGGTGGACCGACATGGCGACAGGGCACTGGACAAGACAATCAACGGCCATAACGACTGGGTTCGCTCAATGGAGTTCTCTGACGGAATGCATTTTGTGTCAGGGTCGCATGACCATTCGGTGCGAATATGGGATGGGCAGACAGGGAGGCAGCTGGTTGTTTGTGGCGAGCGCGACTGGGCCCATGATAATCTGGTGCTCTCTGTATCGATCTCCCTGGACGGTCTCTATGTAGCATCGAGTTCCGACGATCGCACTGTGCGTGTGTGGGATGGGCAGACCGGCAAGTTGACACTCGGTCCTCTGAGAGGACACACTGATTGGGTGCGATGTGTCCAGTTCTCTCCCGACGGTTCACATGTGGCATCGTGTTCAGATGACGGCACAATCCAGTTCTGGGATGTGTCGGGCTGCAAGGCAGAGTCACTGGAGCATGGGTCGACGAATGCAGGTATGGGTCTTCCTGGTTTGTGTATCACTGGCTCGATGGCTGATAAGGCTTTAATAGACATAAAGGGGGCAATCTCTGATGGTAGTGGTGAGAAAGCTCTTGAGAGGTGGATATTCGATGAGGATGGATGGATAATGGAGTCGCAGAAAGGACGAGTAGTATGGGTGCCATCTGAGCTACGTGCTTGCCTCCTTTGCCCCCTAGAAGATCTCAGGATTGCTGTTGCAGGGTTTCTGAGGTTAGAGCTCGAAGGATCAAAGGTAGGGCAGGCGTGGGCGGGGTGTTATCATCCATGGAGCAAACGTATTCATTAA